The genomic DNA CGAGTCCTCCGTGATCGACGAGCACGAGCCCTGGCTCACGCTCATCGGCCTGCGTCTGGTGTACGAGCGCAACGTGGCCCGGATGTAGGCGGAGCACCGGGCACCTGCGGGAACGACGCGGCGGCGGGACGGCCGCCGCCGCGCCGCCGTCGGCCAGCTAAGCCGATTTTGTCCATTTAGCACGTATTGTCGCGTTATGCCCACGCCTTACGGATCACGCGGCGGTATGGCGTTCAGCGCGGACGAGCTGCGAGTGCTCCGACGCGCCCTCGCCAACGCCCTCCACCCCGCGCCCCTGCCCGACGACGATGTCCAGGACTGCCTGCGTCTTGCGGGCTCCGTCGACGAGGTGGCCGGCGAGGCAGGACGGCTGCGCGCGTTCCTCCTCGCCGACCTCGCCCGCTACCGAGACGCCCTTCCCGGCTCCGCCACCGGCTATCTGGAACTGCTCCAGGACGCCCTGGCCGCCGGTTACGACCCCCGCCCGGAGGATCTGGCCGCACTGCGCCTCCAGCGCTGCAGACCGGTCGCGGCAGCACTCCTGGAGCGCTGCCAGGTACTCGCCGAGCGGTCGGTACGGGCCCGGCTCGCCGGCCGCGCCGTACCCGCGACGGCCCCCGCCCCGCGCAGCAGGCTGCTGGCGTTGCCGGGCGGCCGGGCAGCGGCCGCCGAACCCGAACGGCCGAAGACCCCGCCGGCCCCGCCCCGTCCGGTGCCAACGCCCGAGCGCCCGGCGCCGAAGCCCTCGGAGGTCTTCCCGCCCCGCCGCCCGGCCCCGCCGGCACCGCCCGCGCAGCAGCGCGCCGCGGGGTAGCCACGCCGGACGGCGGAGGGGGCACGCGGAAGTCCGTGCCGGGCTCGCTACTCTGGACGCCATGGACTACGTATCCGCGCTCGTGCCCCCCGTGGTGATGGCCGCCTTCTTCATCGGTCTCGTCGTGACGATCGTCAAGAGCCAGGGCGGCCCCAACAAGGCCAAGGAGGACGCGGCGGTGGACTCGGCGCTCAGCCGCGCCGAAGCGTTGCAGAAGTCCCCGCGGACCGACGGGGTCTGACCGCACCTCGCGGGCTGCCACTGCACGGCACCGGACCGCATCGCACTGTATCGAGCGAAGGGCGTACGGCTCATCATGAGCCGTACGCCCTTTTGCTGTGTAAATAACCTGCCATTCCTGACATCTAGCACTATGGTGACGCTGTGCCCCGCCAATTGGGAGAGCTGGAAGACGCCGTGATGACGCGGGTCTGGCAATGGAACCGTCCGGTCACCGTGCGGGAAGTCCTTGAGGACCTTCAGCAGGAACGGTCCATCGCGTACACGACCGTCATGACGGTAATGGACAATCTCCATCAGAAGGGCTGGGTGCGCAGGGAAGTAGAGGGCCGCGCATATCGATATACGGCGGTCTCCACCCGCGCCGCCTACTCGGCCGCGCTGATGAACGAAGCCTGGTCGCACAGCGACAACCCGGCCGCCGCTCTTGTCGCCTTCTTCGGCATGATGTCCGCCGAGCAGCGCGAAGCTCTCCGCGATGCGATGCGGATCGTATCCCCGGAGGTCCCGGAGGTCGGTGATCACCCGGCTGATGACGCGGGCCCGGAGGCCGAGCGATAGCGTCGGGGCATGTCCTCAGAGCTTCCGCATACAGATTTCCGTACCGAACCGTCGGTTATAAACGCAGCCATCACTGTCCGCCGCGCCAGGACGAGCGATGTGCCCTCGGTCCGTCGTCTCCTCGACGGGTACGTACGCGAAGGCATCCTGCTCGACAAAGCGACGGTGACGCTTTACGAGGACATCCAGGAGTTCTGGATCGCGGAACGCGACGCGGATGCCCGGGTCATCGGCTGCGGTGCACTCCATGTGATGTGGGAAGACCTCGCCGAAGTCCGTACTCTCGCGGTCGATCACAGCATCAAGGGTGTCGGAGTGGGGCATCAAGTACTGGACAAGCTGTTGCAGACCGCTCGCTGGCTGGGTGTGCGCCGGGTTTTCTGTCTCACCTTCGAAGTCGACTTCTTCGCCAAGCACGGCTTCGTGGAGATCGGAGAGACGCCGGTCGACACAGATGTCTACAGCGAGCTGCTGCGTTCCTATGATGAGGGCGTAGCAGAGTTCCTCGGTCTCGAACGAGTGAAGCCGAACACCTTGGGCAACAGTCGGATGCTTCTGCACCTGTGACCGCCGGAAGAACACGGAACCCTATGTCCGAATCGCGCATGTTTCCCGTGTTCTTGCACTCCTGAACCTCTCCCAGGGGTTTGTGTTTTCCGGAGAAAAGCGGTTTCCTTTCCGCGTACTGCATTTTCGATGAAAGGAAATCCGGTGGCACAGAAGGTTCAGGTCCTTCTTGTCGATGACCTCGACGGTGGCGAGGCGGACGAGACAGTGACGTTCGCTCTGGATGGCAAGACGTACGAGATTGACCTCACCACGACCAACGCGGACAAGCTCCGTGGTCTTCTTGAGCCGTACACCAAGGGTGGCCGACGCACCGGTGGCCGTGCCGCGGCCGGTCGTGGCAAGGTCCGCGCCGTTCCCGGTGGCAACAAGGACACCGCCGAGATCCGTAAGTGGGCGCGCGAGAACGGTCACAATGTGAATGACCGCGGTCGTGTTCCGGCAGAGATCCGCGAGGCTTACGAGAAGGCCAACGGCTGAGCTGTCGACTGATCGGCCGTGCATCCCGATGCCGGCCATCCTGTCCCGGCACGCGTCAACCGGGCCCGGTGGCATTCCGTTGCCATCGCGTCCACGAGCCGTACGAGATCGGGAGCATCCCCACCCCTGCTCCCGAGGCCGGCGAGGGCCGGGAGCCCCGACTCCCCCTCGTGCCGCAACTCGGGGGGCCGCAGCCATACGGCGGCCCCCGGCGAGCCGGCCGCCCGGCCGGGAGGTGCCGGCGCGATGATCCGCCCGCCCGTCCCGACGGCGGTCAGCGTGAGGGCCACCCCGCCCCACTCCAGCCAGTCGAGCAGCCCCGGCAGCTCGTCGGCGCTCCCCGGGGCCACCAACAGCCCCATCGTCTGCCCGGTCACTGTCACCGGCCCGGTGCGTCCCACCCGCCGCAGCGCAGCGTGACCCGCGACCGCAGGCAGTTCCAGGACGTCGAATCGCAGCCCGGTCAGCAACCGGACCGGAGCGGTGCCCGCCGTCGCCCAGCCGAGCTCGCGCTCGTACCACTGCGCATGGTCGCCATGGCCGTCGTCGGCGAGCGGCGAGCGCGGAGGCGGGACGGTGAGGGCCATGCCGGAAGAACTGCCGACAGAGCCCAAGAGTTACGCAGAGCTCCCGATTGCGTGCGCAGCGTGTCCGGGATGGAGGGCGCACGAGCGCATTTTGCAGCGCAAGGATGTTCGCCCGTAGCGGAGGGAACCGGCGTGCGCCGCATGGACTGTCTGTAATTGCGGGTAAGACATCCCTAGTGGGGAGGGGCGACACGCAGGCCGAGACGTCTCACGTTCGCCGTCGGCGTACTGGCGATAGGGGTATCTGCCTGGCCTGCGGGAACATCGTCTCGCACCATCGGGTTGGAGCAGTTGTCGGCGTTCGGGGCAGGAGGCCAAGGACGGGTGTCGGCAGTTGGAATGAGCGGTCCCCGCTTGCGGGACTAAGCTGCGGAAGGACAGGGAGGGGACCGACCCCTTACTGCCTGACCGCTCTGAGGAGCGATTAACGATGTTCGAGAGGTTCACCGACCGCGCGCGGCGGGTTGTCGTCCTGGCTCAGGAAGAAGCCCGGATGCTCAACCACAACTACATCGGCACCGAGCACATCCTCCTGGGCCTTATCCACGAGGGTGAGGGTGTCGCCGCTAAGGCCCTGGAGAGCCTCGGGATTTCGCTCGAGGCGGTCCGCCAGCAGGTGGAGGAGATCATCGGTCAGGGCCAGCAGGCCCCGTCCGGACACATCCCCTTCACTCCGCGAGCCAAGAAGGTCCTGGAGCTGTCGCTCCGCGAGGCTCTTCAGCTCGGCCACAACTACATCGGTACCGAGCACATCCTGCTCGGCCTGATCCGCGAGGGCGAGGGCGTCGCCGCCCAGGTCCTCGTGAAGCTGGGCGCCGACCTGAACCGCGTGCGGCAGCAGGTCATCCAGCTGCTCTCCGGGTACTCGGGAGGCAAGGAGGCGGCCACTGCGGGCGGCCCCGCGGAGGGCACGCCCTCCACGTCCCTGGTGCTCGACCAGTTCGGCCGGAACCTCACCCAGGCCGCTCGCGAATCCAAGCTCGACCCGGTCATCGGGCGCGAGAAGGAGATCGAGCGGGTCATGCAGGTGCTGTCCCGCCGTACCAAGAACAACCCGGTTCTCATCGGCGAGCCCGGCGTCGGCAAGACGGCGGTCGTCGAGGGCCTGGCGCAGGCCATCGTCAAGGGCGAGGTGCCCGAGACCCTCAAGGACAAGCACCTCTACACCCTCGACCTCGGCGCGCTGGTCGCCGGCTCCCGCTACCGCGGTGACTTCGAGGAGCGCCTGAAGAAGGTCCTCAAGGAGATCCGCACCCGCGGCGACATCATCCTGTTCATCGACGAGCTCCACACCCTGGTGGGTGCGGGCGCCGCCGAGGGCGCGATCGACGCGGCAAGCATCCTCAAGCCCATGCTGGCGCGAGGCGAGCTCCAGACGATCGGTGCGACGACGCTCGACGAGTACCGCAAGCACCTGGAGAAGGACGCGGCCCTCGAGCGGCGCTTCCAGCCCATCCAGGTCGCGGAGCCGTCGCTGCCGCACACCATCGAGATCCTCAAGGGTCTGCGCGACCGCTACGAGGCCCACCACCGCGTGTCCATCACGGACGAGGCGCTGGTCCAGGCCGCGACGCTGGCCGACCGCTACATCTCGGACCGCTTCCTGCCGGACAAGGCGATCGACCTGATCGACGAGGCCGGTTCCCGGATGCGTATCCGCCGGATGACCGCGCCGCCGGACCTCCGCGAGTTCGACGAGAAGATCGCGGGCGTCCGCCGCGACAAGGAGTCGGCCATCGACTCCCAGGACTTCGAGAAGGCAGCGTCTCTCCGCGACAAGGAGAAGCAGCTGCTGGCGGCGAAGACCAAGCGGGAGAAGGAGTGGAAGGCCGGCGACATGGACGTCGTCGCCGAGGTCGACGGCGAGCTGATCGCCGAGGTCCTGGCCACGGCCACCGGCATCCCGGTCTTCAAGCTGACGGAGGAGGAGTCCTCCCGTCTGCTGCGCATGGAGGACGAGCTCCACAAGCGCGTCATCGGCCAGAAGGACGCCATCAAGGCCCTCTCGCAGGCGATCCGTCGTACGCGAGCCGGTCTGAAGGACCCGAAGCGCCCCGGTGGCTCGTTCATCTTCGCCGGTCCGTCCGGTGTCGGTAAGACCGAGCTCTCCAAGACGCTCGCCGAATTCCTCTTCGGTGACGAGGATGCGCTGATCTCCCTCGACATGTCGGAGTTCAGCGAGAAGCACACGGTTTCCCGCCTCTTCGGTTCTCCCCCCGGTTACGTGGGTTACGAAGAGGGCGGCCAGCTCACCGAGAAGGTGCGCCGCAAGCCGTTCTCCGTCGTCCTCTTCGACGAGGTCGAGAAGGCCCACCCCGATATCTTCAATTCCCTGCTCCAGATTCTGGAAGACGGTCGCCTGACCGACTCCCAGGGCCGGGTCGTGGACTTCAAGAACACGGTCATCATCATGACGACCAACCTCGGGACCCGGGACATCTCCAAGGGCTTCAACCTGGGCTTCGCCGCCCAGGGCGACGTCAAGACCGGTTACGAGCGGATGAAGAACAAGGTCAACGAAGAGCTCAAGCAGCACTTCCGGCCCGAGTTCCTCAACCGTGTCGACGACACGGTCGTGTTCCACCAGCTGACCGAGGAAGACATCATCCAGATCGTCGACCTCATGATCGCCAAGGTGGACGAGCGCCTGAAGGACCGCGACATGGGCATCGAGCTCAGCGCGGAGGCCAAGTCGCTCCTGGCGAAGAAGGGCTACGACCCCGTGATGGGCGCCCGGCCGCTGCGCCGGACGATCCAGCGCGAGATCGAGGACATCCTCTCCGAGAAGATCCTCTTCGGTGAGCTGCGTCCCGGTCACATCGTGGTCGTGGGCACCGAGGGCGAGGGTGAGGACAAGAAGTTCACCTTCCGCGGCGAGGAGAAGTCGGCACTGCCCGACGTCCCGCCGATCGAGCAGGCGGCAGGCGGCGCCGGCCCGAACCTGACGAAGGACGCGTAAGGACGCGCCGAGCGTCTGAGCATGTGAAGGGGCTGCCCCGGACCGTTCCGTACGGTTCCGGGGCAGCCCCTTTTCGTGTGCGGTCCGGGAGCAGTGGGCGATGCGGGGGCTGTCGGCGCCGAGGACTTGGCCATCGGTGTCCTCGACATCGAGGCCGGGCAGCACCTGGAGCGGCGTGGGATCCGACCGCTTCGCCTCTTCCTGCCTTGAGGCCGACCACCTCCCTCCCGCCCTGTGCCAGGTGATGCTCTCGCACGTGCCCGAGTGCGGGCCGGGGAGCTCCTCGTGCACGGCCGGGGCGGAGCCGGCCGGTTCCGGGCCTCACGGACGCCTGTGCCTCACAGGACGCCCCATGGAGCGGTCTCGGCGACTGGGCGGCCCTGACGCGCCGCCCGACTTGGCGGCCCTTGCACGCCGCTCTGCGTACGCACCCCCGCTCCGCCGGCGGCCCTTTTCGCCGTTCTGAGCCGGACGCCCGCCGTCACCGGTCTCCGGCCGCCGGGCCCGCGCTGTACGGCTTCACCGCGCCGAAACGGGCCGTCCCCGGTGTCGAGGGCCCTCGACACCGGGCGGGACCGCCCTCGTGGACCAGCACAGCGCGGTATCCGGGCGGTACTGGAGGCCCACGCCGGCGGCGGGGCCGGTGAGACCGGCTCCTGCCGGTAGGCGTCGACGGGGGGCGGGCCGAAGGTCCTGAATCGGACAGGCCTTGGTCCCACCACGGGTGACAAGGCGCACAGCCCTTTCGGGGCCTACTAGGCGGCTTAGGGGACGTGGCCGCGAGCGCGGGAGGGACCTCGGCCCCGGGGGTGACCGGGACCTTCGGCGCAGAGGTGCGGGATGCCTGGAACACTAGGCAATGTCCGTTTAGCGCGGTTTGGAACTGGGGTTAAACCTTGCCCGGTCGAAGAGATCCGACGGGGTGTGGAGTGGGTGGTGTGGGGCTCGCGGGAGTGGATTCCCGCCGCGTCGACTACGGCTTTTGTTCGTAGATGGGGTGTTTGAGCATTGCTGGGGGTCCGGGTTACCAAGGGATAGCCAGCCCGGCGGACAAGCCGGGACGACTCACCTCCGGAGGATCTCCGCATATGTCGAAGCGCGCTACGTTCCAGCACTCCCGCCGCCCGTCCGTGTCCCGTGTTCGTGGCGCCGTCGTGGCAGCCGGCCTGGGGACGACGATGGTTCTCGGTGCGGGCGCTGCGTTCGCAGCCGGTGCGGCGGCGAGCACCCCCGACACGCCGAGCCTGGTCAATGCCGCGGCCAAGTCGGTCGCCAAGCAGGCGACCGTGCAGGGCAAGGCGGCCCAGGCCGCCAAGGAGACGGTGGCCAAGAAGGCTGCCGAGGCGAAGAAGGCCGCTCGCCTGGCGACCTCCTGGGAGGCGCCGGTCAGCCAGTACCAGCTGAGCGCCAGCTTCGGCAACGACGGCTCGCGCTGGGCCCACAAGCACTCCGGCCAGGACTTCGCCGTGCCGATCGGCACCAAGGTCGAGGCCGCGCACGGCGGCGTCGTCGTGAAGGCCGGTCCGAACGGTGGCGGTGACGGCCCCGCGTACGGCAACGCCATCGTGATCAAGCACGACAACGGCATGTACTCGCAGTACGCCCACCTGTCGAGGATCGACGTGCACATCGGCCAGTCGGTGGAGAAGGGGCAGCAGATCGCCCTGTCCGGTAACACCGGCAACTCCAGCGGCCCGCACCTGCACTTCGAGATCCGGACCACCGCCAACTACGGTTCCGCGGTCAACCCGGTCGCCTTCCTGAACAAGCAGGGCGTCACGGTCTGACCCGACCGGACGCACTCCCCGCAGCCCGGGCCCCGCTACTCCGCGGGGCCCGGGCTGTGGGCTTGGGTGACCAGGCCGACGGCGACTTCGAGGACGGCCTCGCGCTTGTCCTCGACGTCGCCGTCGACGTCCTTGAGGAAGAACATCCCGGCGTGCATCGAGACGAGCGCGCTGACGCAACGGACCTGGTCGGCGAGGGCGGCGTCGGGGTCCTTGAGCAGATCGAGCAGCTCCATGAGCCGCTTCTTCGAGGTCTCCCCGACACTGAGATCGCGCACGGCCGCCTGGTTCTCCTGCATGAAGCGGAACAACGGGGCGGCGTCGATCAGTGCGTCGCTGTAACGGACCAGCAGCTCCTTCTTCGTCTCCAGGGTGCGCGGCTGCTCCTTGCCCCAGGCGATCAGCTTCTCGACGGGCCGGTTGAGGTCGTCGAAGATGCTGACGAGGATGTCTTCCTTGGTCTTGAAGTGGTAGTACAGCGCCGCCTTGGTGACGTCCAGCTTCTCGGAGATCTCGCGGAGCGAGGTCTTCTCGTAGCCCTGCTCGGCGAAGAGCTCCAGGGCGACGTCCTGGATGCGCTGGCGCGTGTTGCCCCGGCGTGGCTGCTGCGTGCTGCCCATGGTGCTCTCCCAAAAAAACTTACTTGACGCCCGGCTAGTTACGGGTTCTACTGTCCCCAGTGTAGTCAACTAGCCGGGCGGCAAGTAAGTGGCCGGGGCGCAGGGGATCAGGGAGTTGGGGATCATGGCGGACCTGAAGAAGGCGGCAGGCGGGAAGGCGGGCGGCAGACCGGCCGACAAGGTCGCCGACGCGTCGGCGACCGCACCCGAGCCGCGGCAGCGCAGCGTCCGGGTGGTGATGCTCGCCCTGATGATCACGATGCTGCTGGCCATGCTCGACAACCTGATCGTCGGCACCGCAATGCCGACCATCGTCGGCGACCTCGGCGGTCTGGAGCATCTGTCCTGGGTCGTCACCGCGTACACCCTGGCCACCGCGGCCTCCACCCCGATCTGGGGCAAGCTCGGCGACATGTACGGACGCAAGGGCATCTTCCTCACGTCCATCGTGGTCTTCCTGATCGGCTCCGTACTGAGTGGAATGGCCCAGGACATGGGTCAGCTGATCGGCTTCCGGGCGATCCAGGGACTCGGTGCGGGCGGCCTGATGGTCGGCGTCATGGCGATCATCGGCGACTTGGTGCCGCCCCGTGAGCGTGGCAAGTACCAGGGCCTGATGGCCGGTGTGATGGCGATCGCGATGATCGGCGGACCGCTGGTCGGCGGCACCATCACCGACCACCTCGGCTGGCGCTGGAGCTTCTACATCAACCTGCCGCTGGGTGCGGTCGCCCTCGCCATGGTCACCGCCGTGCTGCACCTGCCGAACAAGGAGCGCACCAAGGCGAAGGTCGACTACCTCGGAGCCGGGCTGCTGACTCTCGGCATCACCGCGATCGTGCTGGTCACCACCTGGGGCGGTTCGGAGTACGCCTGGGGCTCCGCCGTGATCATGGAGCTCGCCGCGATCGGCGTCGTCTCCCTCGTCGGCTTCCTCTTCGTCGAGACGAAGGCCGCAGAACCGATCATTCCGCTGCACATCTTCCGCAACCGCAACTTCACGCTGATGTCCCTCGTCGGCTTCATGTCCGGCTTCGTGATGTTCGGCGCGGTGCTCTTCCTGCCGCTGTTCCAGCAGTCCGTCCAGGGCGCGTCCGCGACCAACTCCGGACTCCTGCTCCTGCCGATGCTGCTGTCGATGATGATCGTCTCGCTGATCGCCGGACGGGTCACCACCAGCACCGGAAAGTACAAGATCTTCCCCATCATCGGCTCCGTCCTGATGGTGGCCGGTCTGTTTCTGCTCTCGCAGATGGACACCGGCACCACCCGCTTCACCTCCGGCGTCTACATGGCGGTGCTCGGCGCGGGCATGGGCTTCCTGATGCAGATCACCATGCTCGTCGCGCAGAACAGCGTCGAGTTGAAGGACATGGGCGTCGCCTCCTCCGCGACCACCCTCTTCCGGACGCTCGGCAGCTCCTTCGGTGTCGCGATCATGGGGGCGCTGTTCACCGGACGTGTGCAGGACGAGATGGCTGCCCGCGGCGGCGGAGCGGCCACCGCGAGGTCCGCGCAGCTGGACGCGGCGAGCCTGGCGAAGCTGCCGGACCCGGTGCGTGAGGCGTACCAGTTCGCGGTCTCGTCCGGGACCCACATCGCCTTCCTGGTCGGTGCTTCGGTCGGCGTGATCGCGCTGCTGGCGGCGGTGTTCGTCAAGGAGGTGCCGCTGCGCGGAGCCGGGCCGGAGGCCAAGGCGGAGGTCGTAGCGGACGCCGGCACCGACGCCAGGCGGAGCGAGACCGTCTGATCCGGCCGACCTGGCAACGACGGCAAGGCCCCTGGGGCGCGCGATCCGCGCACCCCAGGGGCCTTGCCGTCGTTCTCGCCCAGCTCACCCGGGCTCAGCCCACCTCAGCCACCGAACTGTGTACCGTCCTTCGACGCGGCGTTCGCCCCCCGACCGTCCGTGTCCCCCGGTTCGGCCTCGGCCGCCCTGCGCTGTTCGGCGAGCTGAAGGATGGGGAAGCTGCCCGTGTTCGTCGGGGCGTGCTCCGGCAGCCACAGCACGGCGATCGCCCCGCCGGCCCCCTCCGCCGCGCCCTGCGGCGCCGCGTTCCGGAAGGTCAGCCGGGCGCCGAGGACCCGGGCCTGACCGGCGGCGATGGTCAGCCCCAGGCCGTGCCCGTGCCCGGCGCGGTCGCTGCTTCCGGTACGGAACCTGCTCGGGCCCTCACGCAGCAACGCCTCCGGGAAGCCGGGCCCGTGATCGCGGACGCGCACCACCCGGCCCTCGACCGTGACCTCCACCGGAGTGGAACCGTGCTTGGCAGCGTTGCCCAGCAGATTGCCGAGAATGCGCTCCAGCCTGCGCGGATCGGTGTTGACCCACGACTCGTGCACCACCTGGACCCGCACATCCGGGTCCAGCAGAGCGACCCGCCGGCTGACGAACTCGCCGAGCGCGATCTCCTGCAGCTCGGCCCGCTCCGACGCACTGTCCAGCCTGGCCACCTCGAGCACGTCCTCGACGAGTGTGCGCATCGCCTGTGCTCTGTCCCGTACGAGCTCGGTGGGGCGGCCCGGCGGCAGGAGCTCGGCCGCCGTCAACAGCCCGGTCACGGGTGTGCGCAGCTCGTGCGCGATGTCCGCGGTGACCCGGCGCTCCGCCTCGATCCGTTCGTTCAGCGCGTCCGTGAGGGCGTCCACCGCACGGGCCAGGTCGTCGGTCTCGTCCCGGATGACGCCGCCGATGGCGTCCCTGACCCGCACCTCCGTATTGCCCTGCGCGACCTTCCCGGCCGCGGCTGCCGCCTTGCGCAGGCGGCGCGACAGCTGGCCGCCGATGAGTACGCCGAGCGCGCAGCCGCCGAAGACCACCGAGACGGAGCCGATGATCAGAGCGCGGTCGAGATCGCCCATGATCGTGGCGCTGCGGTTGGCGAAGCGGGTGTGCAGCGACAGCACGTCACCGTTGGCCAACGGCACGGCCGCCCACACATCGGGCACCCCGTTCGCGTACTCGTCGACATGCGTGGCGCGCCGGTTCCTGCGGGTCTCCGCGCGCAGGCTCTCCGGCATCGTCGGGTCGTTGAGCTTGGCGCCGAACTTGGGGTCGGCCTTCTTCGTCTTCGTCGCCTCGTACAGCAGCTGCGCGTAGGTCAGCCGCTCCAGCTGGACCTCACGGGCGTTCTCCAGCATCGAGACGCGGGCGGCGTTGTGGACGACGAGGCTCAGCGCGACCGCGATCAACGCGCCGACCGCCGCGATCGCGATGCTGATCTTCCAGCGGACACCTGTCCGCAGAGCCGGCCGCGTCATGCCTTGAGCTTGTAGCCGAAGCCGCGGACCGTCTCGATCCTGTCCTGTCCGATCTTGGTGCGCAGCCGCTGCACATGGACGTCCACGACCCGGGTGTCGCCGCCCCATCCGTAGTCCCAGACCCGTTCGAGCAGCTTGTCGCGGGAGAGCACTGTGCCGGGCGCGGACGAGAACTCCAGCAGCAGCCGCATCTCGGTCGGGGTGAGTGCCACCTGCTCGCCGCCCTTGCGTACCTCCATGCCCTCGGTGTCGACCTCCAGATCACCGAAGACCAGCACGCCGCCGACGGGCTGCGTCTCCGTCTCCGTACCGCCCGGCTGTCCGCCCGATGCATGACCGAAGCGACGCAGCACGGCGCGGATCCTGGCGACCAGCACGGCGCCGTCGAAAGGCTTGGTCACGTAGTCGTCGGCGCCGGCCTCCAGACCGAGCACCACGTCGATCGAGTCGGCGCGGGCCGACAGCATGATCACCGGAACCGTCGACTCGTCCCGGATGCGCCGGCACAGACTGACGCCGTCCAGGCCCGGCACCATCACGTCGAGCAGCGCGATGTCCGGCCGGTGGGCCCGGAACGCCTCCAGGCCGGAGAGGCCGTCGGGCATCGCGGTGACCACGAATCCGTCCCGCTCCAGCGCCAGCTGGGTGGCCTCACGGATGACATCGTCGTCCTCGACGAACAGGACGTGGGTCTCGGCCATCGACTGCTCTCAGCTCTCGCTTCTCGGGTTGGCGGCTCTTCGCCGGCTCGTTCGCGCCGGTCTCGGTCCTTCGGCGGTCTCAGTTCGTCGTCGGATCGGCAGGCTCCGGGAACTCCGCTTCGCCGTTGCCGACAGCTCTGTTGAAGTCGTTGTGCACCCGGTCGTGCTCGTTGAACCGGTTGCCGGACCAGCGGTACGTGACCACCTCGTCGCCGGACGGATAGGCGACCGCGTCCTTCTTCTCGTACACCTGCGTCGTCACCACCAGGTCACCCCGGTCGATGGTGCCGTAGACCGCAGGCTGCTCAGTGGTGAAGACGTTCTGGTACGTGCCGTCGCTCCGCGCGCGATACACGTAGGTGCCGACCCCTACCGAGTCGCCGCAGGTCATCACATTCACCACGACGTCCGCCGACGAGCCGCCGGTCAGCGTGCCGTACGAGGCGTCGACCGGGTACTCGTGCCCCGTGCAGGGTTTCAGGTCCGTCCTGACCCGCTCGCTCACCCTGGGGTCCCGCTTGACCAGCTGGACGGCATCGACCCGCCGCACGGACTTCCCCGTGGGTGGGGCGGTGGCGGATGGTGTGACCTGGGCGACCGGCTGCGTGCCCGCCGGTCCCTCGTCACGGGTTCCCGTGCCACCGGTGGAGCAGCTGACGGTGAACAGCCCGAGGGCGGCGAGCCCGGCCATTGCCGTACTGCCCGCCGCCCAGCCGGTGAGACCGCCGCCTCTGCCGGTCGTTCT from Streptomyces sp. NBC_01707 includes the following:
- a CDS encoding BlaI/MecI/CopY family transcriptional regulator, with the protein product MPRQLGELEDAVMTRVWQWNRPVTVREVLEDLQQERSIAYTTVMTVMDNLHQKGWVRREVEGRAYRYTAVSTRAAYSAALMNEAWSHSDNPAAALVAFFGMMSAEQREALRDAMRIVSPEVPEVGDHPADDAGPEAER
- a CDS encoding amino-acid N-acetyltransferase, which codes for MSSELPHTDFRTEPSVINAAITVRRARTSDVPSVRRLLDGYVREGILLDKATVTLYEDIQEFWIAERDADARVIGCGALHVMWEDLAEVRTLAVDHSIKGVGVGHQVLDKLLQTARWLGVRRVFCLTFEVDFFAKHGFVEIGETPVDTDVYSELLRSYDEGVAEFLGLERVKPNTLGNSRMLLHL
- a CDS encoding Lsr2 family protein, with amino-acid sequence MAQKVQVLLVDDLDGGEADETVTFALDGKTYEIDLTTTNADKLRGLLEPYTKGGRRTGGRAAAGRGKVRAVPGGNKDTAEIRKWARENGHNVNDRGRVPAEIREAYEKANG
- a CDS encoding SCO3374 family protein — protein: MALTVPPPRSPLADDGHGDHAQWYERELGWATAGTAPVRLLTGLRFDVLELPAVAGHAALRRVGRTGPVTVTGQTMGLLVAPGSADELPGLLDWLEWGGVALTLTAVGTGGRIIAPAPPGRAAGSPGAAVWLRPPELRHEGESGLPALAGLGSRGGDAPDLVRLVDAMATECHRARLTRAGTGWPASGCTADQSTAQPLAFS
- a CDS encoding ATP-dependent Clp protease ATP-binding subunit translates to MFERFTDRARRVVVLAQEEARMLNHNYIGTEHILLGLIHEGEGVAAKALESLGISLEAVRQQVEEIIGQGQQAPSGHIPFTPRAKKVLELSLREALQLGHNYIGTEHILLGLIREGEGVAAQVLVKLGADLNRVRQQVIQLLSGYSGGKEAATAGGPAEGTPSTSLVLDQFGRNLTQAARESKLDPVIGREKEIERVMQVLSRRTKNNPVLIGEPGVGKTAVVEGLAQAIVKGEVPETLKDKHLYTLDLGALVAGSRYRGDFEERLKKVLKEIRTRGDIILFIDELHTLVGAGAAEGAIDAASILKPMLARGELQTIGATTLDEYRKHLEKDAALERRFQPIQVAEPSLPHTIEILKGLRDRYEAHHRVSITDEALVQAATLADRYISDRFLPDKAIDLIDEAGSRMRIRRMTAPPDLREFDEKIAGVRRDKESAIDSQDFEKAASLRDKEKQLLAAKTKREKEWKAGDMDVVAEVDGELIAEVLATATGIPVFKLTEEESSRLLRMEDELHKRVIGQKDAIKALSQAIRRTRAGLKDPKRPGGSFIFAGPSGVGKTELSKTLAEFLFGDEDALISLDMSEFSEKHTVSRLFGSPPGYVGYEEGGQLTEKVRRKPFSVVLFDEVEKAHPDIFNSLLQILEDGRLTDSQGRVVDFKNTVIIMTTNLGTRDISKGFNLGFAAQGDVKTGYERMKNKVNEELKQHFRPEFLNRVDDTVVFHQLTEEDIIQIVDLMIAKVDERLKDRDMGIELSAEAKSLLAKKGYDPVMGARPLRRTIQREIEDILSEKILFGELRPGHIVVVGTEGEGEDKKFTFRGEEKSALPDVPPIEQAAGGAGPNLTKDA
- a CDS encoding M23 family metallopeptidase, whose product is MSKRATFQHSRRPSVSRVRGAVVAAGLGTTMVLGAGAAFAAGAAASTPDTPSLVNAAAKSVAKQATVQGKAAQAAKETVAKKAAEAKKAARLATSWEAPVSQYQLSASFGNDGSRWAHKHSGQDFAVPIGTKVEAAHGGVVVKAGPNGGGDGPAYGNAIVIKHDNGMYSQYAHLSRIDVHIGQSVEKGQQIALSGNTGNSSGPHLHFEIRTTANYGSAVNPVAFLNKQGVTV
- a CDS encoding TetR/AcrR family transcriptional regulator yields the protein MGSTQQPRRGNTRQRIQDVALELFAEQGYEKTSLREISEKLDVTKAALYYHFKTKEDILVSIFDDLNRPVEKLIAWGKEQPRTLETKKELLVRYSDALIDAAPLFRFMQENQAAVRDLSVGETSKKRLMELLDLLKDPDAALADQVRCVSALVSMHAGMFFLKDVDGDVEDKREAVLEVAVGLVTQAHSPGPAE